One Festucalex cinctus isolate MCC-2025b chromosome 3, RoL_Fcin_1.0, whole genome shotgun sequence DNA window includes the following coding sequences:
- the eps8l2 gene encoding epidermal growth factor receptor kinase substrate 8-like protein 2 isoform X2 yields MSTLGSPTRQTNGVARSDSKISAKALFEQRKKYSNSNYIMHETSQYHVEHLSTFIMDKTESIATVDDAIKKLALLDSKDKIWTQEMLLQVTDKAVRLLDCDTQEELENFPLPTIHLSQAVLNQTRYPSVLLLVCQDNEQHRPDIHFFHCDEVEAELVHADIDSALGDNKYGKKSRIHTLKINQEKMKHRRETILPQSPPKAAPVAKGRVATTIPQDRRSSGHSDPESHEKLAQRIEKDVQILNCALDDIEIFVARVQKAAEAFSQLNQRNKSKKNKKKGPAEGMLTLRAKPPSEEEFIDSLQKLKLAFNLLAKLKKHIQNPSASELVHFLFGPLELVLQSLGSPELVRSIISPHLSKDAVDFLRGHLTPKETTVFELLGEGWTKPRAEWPRDQCAPPYYPKFRNGWEPPAELFRTAPWETEGPGGSLGSPTSLRSPVSPDYRKHSSDDFYGTHSSNSSTGSYNGMSPTRKFAKIRYHFVARNANELSVLTDEILEVLEDDKQWWKLRNRSGQAGYVPYNILDVVKFEEPDVFYNQQGYGASSPGSVSPGDSFSKGRHKDKKMDEVNNELLKMITANKSQPPARKFRVERPAAAQVPLTYNSGPDQVKSWLISKGFSAPTVECLGILTGAQLFSLNKQELKAVCGDEGARVSSQITVQKTQIEKSCGDSELQEVMKRRQERIDSGSTD; encoded by the exons ATGAGTACCTTGGGATCTCCAACAAGGCAAACCAA TGGAGTGGCCAGATCGGACAGCAAGATCAGCGCCAAAGCCCTCTTTG agcAAAGGAAAAAGTATTCCAACTCCAATTATATTATGCATGAGACGTCACAGTATCATGTTGAG CATCTGTCCACCTTCATCATGGACAAGACCGAGTCCATCGCCACTGTGGACGACGCCATCAAGAAACTTGCACTTCTGGATTCAAAAGACAAGATTTGGACTCAGGAAATGCTCCTGCAAGTCACTGATAAGGCCGTCAGGCTGCTGGACTGTGACACTCAG GAGGAGCTGGAGAATTTCCCCCTACCCACAATCCACCTGTCTCAGGCCGTGCTGAACCAGACGCGTTACCCGTCCGTGCTGCTGCTCGTGTGTCAGGACAATGAGCAACACCGGCCAGACATTCACTTCTTCCACTGTGACGAGGTGGAG gcAGAATTGGTTCATGCAGATATAGACAGTGCCCTTGGGGACAACAAATATGGGAAAAAGTCGAGGATTCACACGCTCAA AATTAACCAGGAGAAAATGAAGCACCGAAGAGAGACCATCCTTCCTCAGTCGCCCCCCAAAGCTGCCCCTGTTGCAAAGGGACGCGTTGCTACCACAATCCCACAAG ACAGACGATCCTCTGGACACAGTGACCCAGAATCACATGAAAAGTTGGCCCAGCGCATCGAGAAGGATGTG CAAATCCTCAACTGTGCCCTGGACGACATTGAGATATTTGTGGCGCGGGTGCAAAAGGCAGCCGAGGCCTTTTCCCAACTCAACCAGCGCAACAAGagtaagaagaataagaagaaagGACCAGCAG AGGGCATGCTGACCCTGCGAGCCAAACCCCCCTCTGAGGAAGAGTTCATCGATAGCCTGCAGAAACTGAAGCTGGCCTTCAACCTCTTG GCCAAACTCAAGAAGCACATCCAAAATCCAAGCGCGTCAGAGTTGGTTCATTTCCTCTTCGGCCCTTTGGAGCTG GTGCTGCAGAGTTTGGGCAGTCCTGAGCTGGTCCGTTCCATTATCTCCCCCCACCTTTCCAAAGATGCCGTGGACTTCCTGCGGGGGCACCTCACCCCCAAGGAGACCACCGTTTTTGAACTTCTAGGAGAGGGCTGGACCAAACCCAG AGCGGAGTGGCCGAGGGATCAGTGCGCTCCTCCTTACTATCCCAAGTTTCGGAATGGCTGGGAGCCTCCGGCGGAGCTCTTCAGGACGGCCCCGTGGGAAACAGAGGGTCCCGGTGGGTCTCTGGGCTCGCCCACATCTTTGAGGTCCCCCGTTAGCCCCGATTACAGGAAGCACTCATCTGATGAC TTCTATGGAACCCATTCCTCAAACTCATCCACAGG GTCCTACAACGGGATGAGCCCCACGCGCAAATTTGCCAAAATCCGCTACCACTTTGTAGCGCGGAATGCCAACGAACTGTCAGTGCTGACGGATGAAATTCTTGAg GTGCTCGAGGATGACAAGCAGTGGTGGAAACTAAGGAATCGTAGCGGCCAAGCTGGTTATGTCCCTTATAACATCCTAGATGTTGTTAAGTTCGAAGAGCCTGATGTTTTTTACAACCAG CAAGGCTACGGTGCGTCCTCCCCTGGTTCCGTCAGCCCAGGAGACAGTTTCAGCAAAGGTCGACACAAAGACAAAA AGATGGATGAGGTCAACAACGAGCTCCTGAAGATGATCACCGCTAACAAAAGCCAGCCACCCGCCAGAAAGTTCCGCGTTGAGCGACCGGCCGCCGCTCAAGTGCCGCTCACGTACAACTCCGGTCCGGATCAAGTCAAGTCTTGGCTTATTTCCAAGGGCTTCTCAGCGCC GACAGTGGAATGTTTGGGCATCCTGACtggagctcagctgttttccctCAACAAACAAGAGCTGAAGGCCGTGTGCGGAGACGAAGGCGCTCGCGTCTCATCGCAGATTACCGTGCAGAAGACGCAAATTGAG AAATCGTGTGGCGACAGCGAGCTTCAGGAGGTCATGAAGCGCAGGCAGGAGCGAATCGACTCGGGGAGCACAGACTGA
- the eps8l2 gene encoding epidermal growth factor receptor kinase substrate 8-like protein 2 isoform X4 produces the protein MHETSQYHVEHLSTFIMDKTESIATVDDAIKKLALLDSKDKIWTQEMLLQVTDKAVRLLDCDTQEELENFPLPTIHLSQAVLNQTRYPSVLLLVCQDNEQHRPDIHFFHCDEVEAELVHADIDSALGDNKYGKKSRIHTLKINQEKMKHRRETILPQSPPKAAPVAKGRVATTIPQDRRSSGHSDPESHEKLAQRIEKDVQILNCALDDIEIFVARVQKAAEAFSQLNQRNKSKKNKKKGPAEGMLTLRAKPPSEEEFIDSLQKLKLAFNLLAKLKKHIQNPSASELVHFLFGPLELVLQSLGSPELVRSIISPHLSKDAVDFLRGHLTPKETTVFELLGEGWTKPRAEWPRDQCAPPYYPKFRNGWEPPAELFRTAPWETEGPGGSLGSPTSLRSPVSPDYRKHSSDDFYGTHSSNSSTGSYNGMSPTRKFAKIRYHFVARNANELSVLTDEILEVLEDDKQWWKLRNRSGQAGYVPYNILDVVKFEEPDVFYNQQGYGASSPGSVSPGDSFSKGRHKDKKMDEVNNELLKMITANKSQPPARKFRVERPAAAQVPLTYNSGPDQVKSWLISKGFSAPTVECLGILTGAQLFSLNKQELKAVCGDEGARVSSQITVQKTQIEKSCGDSELQEVMKRRQERIDSGSTD, from the exons ATGCATGAGACGTCACAGTATCATGTTGAG CATCTGTCCACCTTCATCATGGACAAGACCGAGTCCATCGCCACTGTGGACGACGCCATCAAGAAACTTGCACTTCTGGATTCAAAAGACAAGATTTGGACTCAGGAAATGCTCCTGCAAGTCACTGATAAGGCCGTCAGGCTGCTGGACTGTGACACTCAG GAGGAGCTGGAGAATTTCCCCCTACCCACAATCCACCTGTCTCAGGCCGTGCTGAACCAGACGCGTTACCCGTCCGTGCTGCTGCTCGTGTGTCAGGACAATGAGCAACACCGGCCAGACATTCACTTCTTCCACTGTGACGAGGTGGAG gcAGAATTGGTTCATGCAGATATAGACAGTGCCCTTGGGGACAACAAATATGGGAAAAAGTCGAGGATTCACACGCTCAA AATTAACCAGGAGAAAATGAAGCACCGAAGAGAGACCATCCTTCCTCAGTCGCCCCCCAAAGCTGCCCCTGTTGCAAAGGGACGCGTTGCTACCACAATCCCACAAG ACAGACGATCCTCTGGACACAGTGACCCAGAATCACATGAAAAGTTGGCCCAGCGCATCGAGAAGGATGTG CAAATCCTCAACTGTGCCCTGGACGACATTGAGATATTTGTGGCGCGGGTGCAAAAGGCAGCCGAGGCCTTTTCCCAACTCAACCAGCGCAACAAGagtaagaagaataagaagaaagGACCAGCAG AGGGCATGCTGACCCTGCGAGCCAAACCCCCCTCTGAGGAAGAGTTCATCGATAGCCTGCAGAAACTGAAGCTGGCCTTCAACCTCTTG GCCAAACTCAAGAAGCACATCCAAAATCCAAGCGCGTCAGAGTTGGTTCATTTCCTCTTCGGCCCTTTGGAGCTG GTGCTGCAGAGTTTGGGCAGTCCTGAGCTGGTCCGTTCCATTATCTCCCCCCACCTTTCCAAAGATGCCGTGGACTTCCTGCGGGGGCACCTCACCCCCAAGGAGACCACCGTTTTTGAACTTCTAGGAGAGGGCTGGACCAAACCCAG AGCGGAGTGGCCGAGGGATCAGTGCGCTCCTCCTTACTATCCCAAGTTTCGGAATGGCTGGGAGCCTCCGGCGGAGCTCTTCAGGACGGCCCCGTGGGAAACAGAGGGTCCCGGTGGGTCTCTGGGCTCGCCCACATCTTTGAGGTCCCCCGTTAGCCCCGATTACAGGAAGCACTCATCTGATGAC TTCTATGGAACCCATTCCTCAAACTCATCCACAGG GTCCTACAACGGGATGAGCCCCACGCGCAAATTTGCCAAAATCCGCTACCACTTTGTAGCGCGGAATGCCAACGAACTGTCAGTGCTGACGGATGAAATTCTTGAg GTGCTCGAGGATGACAAGCAGTGGTGGAAACTAAGGAATCGTAGCGGCCAAGCTGGTTATGTCCCTTATAACATCCTAGATGTTGTTAAGTTCGAAGAGCCTGATGTTTTTTACAACCAG CAAGGCTACGGTGCGTCCTCCCCTGGTTCCGTCAGCCCAGGAGACAGTTTCAGCAAAGGTCGACACAAAGACAAAA AGATGGATGAGGTCAACAACGAGCTCCTGAAGATGATCACCGCTAACAAAAGCCAGCCACCCGCCAGAAAGTTCCGCGTTGAGCGACCGGCCGCCGCTCAAGTGCCGCTCACGTACAACTCCGGTCCGGATCAAGTCAAGTCTTGGCTTATTTCCAAGGGCTTCTCAGCGCC GACAGTGGAATGTTTGGGCATCCTGACtggagctcagctgttttccctCAACAAACAAGAGCTGAAGGCCGTGTGCGGAGACGAAGGCGCTCGCGTCTCATCGCAGATTACCGTGCAGAAGACGCAAATTGAG AAATCGTGTGGCGACAGCGAGCTTCAGGAGGTCATGAAGCGCAGGCAGGAGCGAATCGACTCGGGGAGCACAGACTGA
- the eps8l2 gene encoding epidermal growth factor receptor kinase substrate 8-like protein 2 isoform X1 — MKGMQRNPVSSCHCSGVARSDSKISAKALFEQRKKYSNSNYIMHETSQYHVEHLSTFIMDKTESIATVDDAIKKLALLDSKDKIWTQEMLLQVTDKAVRLLDCDTQEELENFPLPTIHLSQAVLNQTRYPSVLLLVCQDNEQHRPDIHFFHCDEVEAELVHADIDSALGDNKYGKKSRIHTLKINQEKMKHRRETILPQSPPKAAPVAKGRVATTIPQDRRSSGHSDPESHEKLAQRIEKDVQILNCALDDIEIFVARVQKAAEAFSQLNQRNKSKKNKKKGPAEGMLTLRAKPPSEEEFIDSLQKLKLAFNLLAKLKKHIQNPSASELVHFLFGPLELVLQSLGSPELVRSIISPHLSKDAVDFLRGHLTPKETTVFELLGEGWTKPRAEWPRDQCAPPYYPKFRNGWEPPAELFRTAPWETEGPGGSLGSPTSLRSPVSPDYRKHSSDDFYGTHSSNSSTGSYNGMSPTRKFAKIRYHFVARNANELSVLTDEILEVLEDDKQWWKLRNRSGQAGYVPYNILDVVKFEEPDVFYNQQGYGASSPGSVSPGDSFSKGRHKDKKMDEVNNELLKMITANKSQPPARKFRVERPAAAQVPLTYNSGPDQVKSWLISKGFSAPTVECLGILTGAQLFSLNKQELKAVCGDEGARVSSQITVQKTQIEKSCGDSELQEVMKRRQERIDSGSTD, encoded by the exons ATGAAGGGAATGCAGCGTAATCCCGTCTCTTCTTGTCATTGCAGTGGAGTGGCCAGATCGGACAGCAAGATCAGCGCCAAAGCCCTCTTTG agcAAAGGAAAAAGTATTCCAACTCCAATTATATTATGCATGAGACGTCACAGTATCATGTTGAG CATCTGTCCACCTTCATCATGGACAAGACCGAGTCCATCGCCACTGTGGACGACGCCATCAAGAAACTTGCACTTCTGGATTCAAAAGACAAGATTTGGACTCAGGAAATGCTCCTGCAAGTCACTGATAAGGCCGTCAGGCTGCTGGACTGTGACACTCAG GAGGAGCTGGAGAATTTCCCCCTACCCACAATCCACCTGTCTCAGGCCGTGCTGAACCAGACGCGTTACCCGTCCGTGCTGCTGCTCGTGTGTCAGGACAATGAGCAACACCGGCCAGACATTCACTTCTTCCACTGTGACGAGGTGGAG gcAGAATTGGTTCATGCAGATATAGACAGTGCCCTTGGGGACAACAAATATGGGAAAAAGTCGAGGATTCACACGCTCAA AATTAACCAGGAGAAAATGAAGCACCGAAGAGAGACCATCCTTCCTCAGTCGCCCCCCAAAGCTGCCCCTGTTGCAAAGGGACGCGTTGCTACCACAATCCCACAAG ACAGACGATCCTCTGGACACAGTGACCCAGAATCACATGAAAAGTTGGCCCAGCGCATCGAGAAGGATGTG CAAATCCTCAACTGTGCCCTGGACGACATTGAGATATTTGTGGCGCGGGTGCAAAAGGCAGCCGAGGCCTTTTCCCAACTCAACCAGCGCAACAAGagtaagaagaataagaagaaagGACCAGCAG AGGGCATGCTGACCCTGCGAGCCAAACCCCCCTCTGAGGAAGAGTTCATCGATAGCCTGCAGAAACTGAAGCTGGCCTTCAACCTCTTG GCCAAACTCAAGAAGCACATCCAAAATCCAAGCGCGTCAGAGTTGGTTCATTTCCTCTTCGGCCCTTTGGAGCTG GTGCTGCAGAGTTTGGGCAGTCCTGAGCTGGTCCGTTCCATTATCTCCCCCCACCTTTCCAAAGATGCCGTGGACTTCCTGCGGGGGCACCTCACCCCCAAGGAGACCACCGTTTTTGAACTTCTAGGAGAGGGCTGGACCAAACCCAG AGCGGAGTGGCCGAGGGATCAGTGCGCTCCTCCTTACTATCCCAAGTTTCGGAATGGCTGGGAGCCTCCGGCGGAGCTCTTCAGGACGGCCCCGTGGGAAACAGAGGGTCCCGGTGGGTCTCTGGGCTCGCCCACATCTTTGAGGTCCCCCGTTAGCCCCGATTACAGGAAGCACTCATCTGATGAC TTCTATGGAACCCATTCCTCAAACTCATCCACAGG GTCCTACAACGGGATGAGCCCCACGCGCAAATTTGCCAAAATCCGCTACCACTTTGTAGCGCGGAATGCCAACGAACTGTCAGTGCTGACGGATGAAATTCTTGAg GTGCTCGAGGATGACAAGCAGTGGTGGAAACTAAGGAATCGTAGCGGCCAAGCTGGTTATGTCCCTTATAACATCCTAGATGTTGTTAAGTTCGAAGAGCCTGATGTTTTTTACAACCAG CAAGGCTACGGTGCGTCCTCCCCTGGTTCCGTCAGCCCAGGAGACAGTTTCAGCAAAGGTCGACACAAAGACAAAA AGATGGATGAGGTCAACAACGAGCTCCTGAAGATGATCACCGCTAACAAAAGCCAGCCACCCGCCAGAAAGTTCCGCGTTGAGCGACCGGCCGCCGCTCAAGTGCCGCTCACGTACAACTCCGGTCCGGATCAAGTCAAGTCTTGGCTTATTTCCAAGGGCTTCTCAGCGCC GACAGTGGAATGTTTGGGCATCCTGACtggagctcagctgttttccctCAACAAACAAGAGCTGAAGGCCGTGTGCGGAGACGAAGGCGCTCGCGTCTCATCGCAGATTACCGTGCAGAAGACGCAAATTGAG AAATCGTGTGGCGACAGCGAGCTTCAGGAGGTCATGAAGCGCAGGCAGGAGCGAATCGACTCGGGGAGCACAGACTGA
- the eps8l2 gene encoding epidermal growth factor receptor kinase substrate 8-like protein 2 isoform X3, giving the protein MWFPEQRKKYSNSNYIMHETSQYHVEHLSTFIMDKTESIATVDDAIKKLALLDSKDKIWTQEMLLQVTDKAVRLLDCDTQEELENFPLPTIHLSQAVLNQTRYPSVLLLVCQDNEQHRPDIHFFHCDEVEAELVHADIDSALGDNKYGKKSRIHTLKINQEKMKHRRETILPQSPPKAAPVAKGRVATTIPQDRRSSGHSDPESHEKLAQRIEKDVQILNCALDDIEIFVARVQKAAEAFSQLNQRNKSKKNKKKGPAEGMLTLRAKPPSEEEFIDSLQKLKLAFNLLAKLKKHIQNPSASELVHFLFGPLELVLQSLGSPELVRSIISPHLSKDAVDFLRGHLTPKETTVFELLGEGWTKPRAEWPRDQCAPPYYPKFRNGWEPPAELFRTAPWETEGPGGSLGSPTSLRSPVSPDYRKHSSDDFYGTHSSNSSTGSYNGMSPTRKFAKIRYHFVARNANELSVLTDEILEVLEDDKQWWKLRNRSGQAGYVPYNILDVVKFEEPDVFYNQQGYGASSPGSVSPGDSFSKGRHKDKKMDEVNNELLKMITANKSQPPARKFRVERPAAAQVPLTYNSGPDQVKSWLISKGFSAPTVECLGILTGAQLFSLNKQELKAVCGDEGARVSSQITVQKTQIEKSCGDSELQEVMKRRQERIDSGSTD; this is encoded by the exons ATGTGGTTCCCAG agcAAAGGAAAAAGTATTCCAACTCCAATTATATTATGCATGAGACGTCACAGTATCATGTTGAG CATCTGTCCACCTTCATCATGGACAAGACCGAGTCCATCGCCACTGTGGACGACGCCATCAAGAAACTTGCACTTCTGGATTCAAAAGACAAGATTTGGACTCAGGAAATGCTCCTGCAAGTCACTGATAAGGCCGTCAGGCTGCTGGACTGTGACACTCAG GAGGAGCTGGAGAATTTCCCCCTACCCACAATCCACCTGTCTCAGGCCGTGCTGAACCAGACGCGTTACCCGTCCGTGCTGCTGCTCGTGTGTCAGGACAATGAGCAACACCGGCCAGACATTCACTTCTTCCACTGTGACGAGGTGGAG gcAGAATTGGTTCATGCAGATATAGACAGTGCCCTTGGGGACAACAAATATGGGAAAAAGTCGAGGATTCACACGCTCAA AATTAACCAGGAGAAAATGAAGCACCGAAGAGAGACCATCCTTCCTCAGTCGCCCCCCAAAGCTGCCCCTGTTGCAAAGGGACGCGTTGCTACCACAATCCCACAAG ACAGACGATCCTCTGGACACAGTGACCCAGAATCACATGAAAAGTTGGCCCAGCGCATCGAGAAGGATGTG CAAATCCTCAACTGTGCCCTGGACGACATTGAGATATTTGTGGCGCGGGTGCAAAAGGCAGCCGAGGCCTTTTCCCAACTCAACCAGCGCAACAAGagtaagaagaataagaagaaagGACCAGCAG AGGGCATGCTGACCCTGCGAGCCAAACCCCCCTCTGAGGAAGAGTTCATCGATAGCCTGCAGAAACTGAAGCTGGCCTTCAACCTCTTG GCCAAACTCAAGAAGCACATCCAAAATCCAAGCGCGTCAGAGTTGGTTCATTTCCTCTTCGGCCCTTTGGAGCTG GTGCTGCAGAGTTTGGGCAGTCCTGAGCTGGTCCGTTCCATTATCTCCCCCCACCTTTCCAAAGATGCCGTGGACTTCCTGCGGGGGCACCTCACCCCCAAGGAGACCACCGTTTTTGAACTTCTAGGAGAGGGCTGGACCAAACCCAG AGCGGAGTGGCCGAGGGATCAGTGCGCTCCTCCTTACTATCCCAAGTTTCGGAATGGCTGGGAGCCTCCGGCGGAGCTCTTCAGGACGGCCCCGTGGGAAACAGAGGGTCCCGGTGGGTCTCTGGGCTCGCCCACATCTTTGAGGTCCCCCGTTAGCCCCGATTACAGGAAGCACTCATCTGATGAC TTCTATGGAACCCATTCCTCAAACTCATCCACAGG GTCCTACAACGGGATGAGCCCCACGCGCAAATTTGCCAAAATCCGCTACCACTTTGTAGCGCGGAATGCCAACGAACTGTCAGTGCTGACGGATGAAATTCTTGAg GTGCTCGAGGATGACAAGCAGTGGTGGAAACTAAGGAATCGTAGCGGCCAAGCTGGTTATGTCCCTTATAACATCCTAGATGTTGTTAAGTTCGAAGAGCCTGATGTTTTTTACAACCAG CAAGGCTACGGTGCGTCCTCCCCTGGTTCCGTCAGCCCAGGAGACAGTTTCAGCAAAGGTCGACACAAAGACAAAA AGATGGATGAGGTCAACAACGAGCTCCTGAAGATGATCACCGCTAACAAAAGCCAGCCACCCGCCAGAAAGTTCCGCGTTGAGCGACCGGCCGCCGCTCAAGTGCCGCTCACGTACAACTCCGGTCCGGATCAAGTCAAGTCTTGGCTTATTTCCAAGGGCTTCTCAGCGCC GACAGTGGAATGTTTGGGCATCCTGACtggagctcagctgttttccctCAACAAACAAGAGCTGAAGGCCGTGTGCGGAGACGAAGGCGCTCGCGTCTCATCGCAGATTACCGTGCAGAAGACGCAAATTGAG AAATCGTGTGGCGACAGCGAGCTTCAGGAGGTCATGAAGCGCAGGCAGGAGCGAATCGACTCGGGGAGCACAGACTGA
- the eps8l2 gene encoding epidermal growth factor receptor kinase substrate 8-like protein 2 isoform X5, whose protein sequence is MKGMQRNPVSSCHCSGVARSDSKISAKALFEQRKKYSNSNYIMHETSQYHVEHLSTFIMDKTESIATVDDAIKKLALLDSKDKIWTQEMLLQVTDKAVRLLDCDTQEELENFPLPTIHLSQAVLNQTRYPSVLLLVCQDNEQHRPDIHFFHCDEVEAELVHADIDSALGDNKYGKKSRIHTLKINQEKMKHRRETILPQSPPKAAPVAKGRVATTIPQDRRSSGHSDPESHEKLAQRIEKDVQILNCALDDIEIFVARVQKAAEAFSQLNQRNKSKKNKKKGPAEGMLTLRAKPPSEEEFIDSLQKLKLAFNLLAKLKKHIQNPSASELVHFLFGPLELVLQSLGSPELVRSIISPHLSKDAVDFLRGHLTPKETTVFELLGEGWTKPRAEWPRDQCAPPYYPKFRNGWEPPAELFRTAPWETEGPGGSLGSPTSLRSPVSPDYRKHSSDDFYGTHSSNSSTGSYNGMSPTRKFAKIRYHFVARNANELSVLTDEILEVLEDDKQWWKLRNRSGQAGYVPYNILDVVKFEEPDVFYNQATVRPPLVPSAQETVSAKVDTKTKRWMRSTTSS, encoded by the exons ATGAAGGGAATGCAGCGTAATCCCGTCTCTTCTTGTCATTGCAGTGGAGTGGCCAGATCGGACAGCAAGATCAGCGCCAAAGCCCTCTTTG agcAAAGGAAAAAGTATTCCAACTCCAATTATATTATGCATGAGACGTCACAGTATCATGTTGAG CATCTGTCCACCTTCATCATGGACAAGACCGAGTCCATCGCCACTGTGGACGACGCCATCAAGAAACTTGCACTTCTGGATTCAAAAGACAAGATTTGGACTCAGGAAATGCTCCTGCAAGTCACTGATAAGGCCGTCAGGCTGCTGGACTGTGACACTCAG GAGGAGCTGGAGAATTTCCCCCTACCCACAATCCACCTGTCTCAGGCCGTGCTGAACCAGACGCGTTACCCGTCCGTGCTGCTGCTCGTGTGTCAGGACAATGAGCAACACCGGCCAGACATTCACTTCTTCCACTGTGACGAGGTGGAG gcAGAATTGGTTCATGCAGATATAGACAGTGCCCTTGGGGACAACAAATATGGGAAAAAGTCGAGGATTCACACGCTCAA AATTAACCAGGAGAAAATGAAGCACCGAAGAGAGACCATCCTTCCTCAGTCGCCCCCCAAAGCTGCCCCTGTTGCAAAGGGACGCGTTGCTACCACAATCCCACAAG ACAGACGATCCTCTGGACACAGTGACCCAGAATCACATGAAAAGTTGGCCCAGCGCATCGAGAAGGATGTG CAAATCCTCAACTGTGCCCTGGACGACATTGAGATATTTGTGGCGCGGGTGCAAAAGGCAGCCGAGGCCTTTTCCCAACTCAACCAGCGCAACAAGagtaagaagaataagaagaaagGACCAGCAG AGGGCATGCTGACCCTGCGAGCCAAACCCCCCTCTGAGGAAGAGTTCATCGATAGCCTGCAGAAACTGAAGCTGGCCTTCAACCTCTTG GCCAAACTCAAGAAGCACATCCAAAATCCAAGCGCGTCAGAGTTGGTTCATTTCCTCTTCGGCCCTTTGGAGCTG GTGCTGCAGAGTTTGGGCAGTCCTGAGCTGGTCCGTTCCATTATCTCCCCCCACCTTTCCAAAGATGCCGTGGACTTCCTGCGGGGGCACCTCACCCCCAAGGAGACCACCGTTTTTGAACTTCTAGGAGAGGGCTGGACCAAACCCAG AGCGGAGTGGCCGAGGGATCAGTGCGCTCCTCCTTACTATCCCAAGTTTCGGAATGGCTGGGAGCCTCCGGCGGAGCTCTTCAGGACGGCCCCGTGGGAAACAGAGGGTCCCGGTGGGTCTCTGGGCTCGCCCACATCTTTGAGGTCCCCCGTTAGCCCCGATTACAGGAAGCACTCATCTGATGAC TTCTATGGAACCCATTCCTCAAACTCATCCACAGG GTCCTACAACGGGATGAGCCCCACGCGCAAATTTGCCAAAATCCGCTACCACTTTGTAGCGCGGAATGCCAACGAACTGTCAGTGCTGACGGATGAAATTCTTGAg GTGCTCGAGGATGACAAGCAGTGGTGGAAACTAAGGAATCGTAGCGGCCAAGCTGGTTATGTCCCTTATAACATCCTAGATGTTGTTAAGTTCGAAGAGCCTGATGTTTTTTACAACCAG GCTACGGTGCGTCCTCCCCTGGTTCCGTCAGCCCAGGAGACAGTTTCAGCAAAGGTCGACACAAAGACAAAA AGATGGATGAGGTCAACAACGAGCTCCTGA